A stretch of the Xiphias gladius isolate SHS-SW01 ecotype Sanya breed wild chromosome 21, ASM1685928v1, whole genome shotgun sequence genome encodes the following:
- the ngfb gene encoding nerve growth factor: MRSSVLVLFLFFSAQAVATIGGESCAATTAQQRDPGSNRNSIPAVDPKLFTKRHYLSPRVLLSSQPPDAEPAASRGAGRRTRRRAGQPQHRGVYSVCESISVWVGNKTKATDISGNEVTVLPDVNINNVNKKQYFFETTCHSAHSGSTGCLGIDARNWNSYCTNSHTFVRALTSFENLVAWRHIRINVACVCVLSRKSWRQ, from the coding sequence ATGAGGTCGTCCGTGCTGGTCCTGTTCCTCTTCTTCAGTGCCCAGGCTGTGGCCACTATCGGAGGGGAATCGTGTGCCGCCACGACGGCACAGCAGCGGGACCCAGGCAGCAACCGCAACTCCATCCCCGCAGTGGACCCCAAGCTCTTCACCAAGCGCCACTACCTCTCACCCAGGGTGCTCCTCAGCTCCCAGCCCCCCGATGCAGAGCCGGCAGCGTCACGGGGTGCCGGCAGAAGGACGCGCAGGCGAGCAGGGCAGCCTCAGCACCGTGGGGTGTACTCGGTGTGTGAGAGCATCAGCGTCTGGGTTGGCAACAAGACCAAGGCCACAGACATCTCAGGCAACGAGGTGACGGTGCTCCCGGATGTGAACATCAACAATGTCAACAAGAAGCAGTACTTCTTCGAGACAACGTGTCACAGCGCTCACTCGGGCAGCACAGGCTGTTTGGGAATCGATGCGAGAAACTGGAACTCCTACTGCACCAACTCACACACTTTTGTACGAGCGCTGACTTCGTTTGAAAACCTGGTGGCGTGGAGGCACATACGCATCAACGtggcctgtgtgtgcgtgctcaGCCGCAAGTCATGGCGGCAGTGA
- the tspan2a gene encoding tetraspanin-2a has product MSKVQGGMRCVKYLLFVFNFIFWLSGLLVLAVGLWLRFDPETVELLTGAGAPDTFFIAVYILLGAGGLMMIVGFFGCFGAVRESQCLLASFFACLLIIFGAEIAAGVFGFINKEQIVEEVQKFYSSSIADAANSNSTAIAVIYHRTLNCCGGSTSDLSNELCADTPRDTQDCLSAITDFFNEKLHIIGYIGIGIAGVMIIGMIFSMVLCCAIRNSREVI; this is encoded by the exons ATGAGCAAAGTGCAGGGCGGAATGAGATGCGTGAAATATCTGCTCTTCGTCTTCAACTTCATCTTCTGG CTGTCGGGCTTGTTGGTGCTGGCTGTGGGACTCTGGCTCAGGTTTGACCcagaaacagtggagctcttgACAGGCGCCGGCGCCCCTGACACCTTCTTTATAG cTGTGTACATCCTTCTTGGCGCAGGGGGGTTGATGATGATCGTCGGGTTCTTCGGTTGTTTCGGGGCCGTACGTGAGTCTCAGTGTCTTCTTGCATCG TTCTTCGCTTGCCTTCTGATAATCTTTGGCGCGGAGATTGCCGCGGGCGTCTTTGGATTCATAAACAAGGAGCAG ATTGTTGAGGAAGTCCAAAAGTTTTACAGTAGCTCCATTGCTGACGCCGCCAATTCAAACAGCACTGCAATCGCGGTCATTTACCACAGGACC TTGAACTGTTGTGGAGGATCCACATCAGACTTGTCTAATGAGCTGTGTGCAGACACGCCCCGTGACACCCAG GACTGTCTGTCTGCAATAACAGACTTCTTCAATGAAAAGCTGCATATCATTGGATACATTGGGATTGGTATTGCCGGTGTTATG ATCATAGGGATGATCTTCAGTATGGTGCTGTGTTGTGCCATCAGGAACAGCAGGGAGGTCATATAG